From the Solanum lycopersicum chromosome 10, SLM_r2.1 genome, one window contains:
- the LOC101243644 gene encoding flocculation protein FLO11-like has protein sequence MKAQMGLRKSSNKLLTADRGANRIENLYKEHNEQFDHWAFLDQIEAPVWVDLTLECKSAYKDMDEEWFHISHPFHQASSRELKSAFSHSGESSINLEHGIQGSSSPKLPPSVSRSRGKDFRSRQWSQGDQTLTLDKKHHVKHLSKGGLEADKVVEHKTNKKKLTSSAALDSDSACQALYSRDKKISSNSLAAYSDKTRSISSSITSEHGEECYKQELCVSDSSSTITSEACGQKSFEVSGPILGQTTGLLSSLRVSLRKSCVTRQASRMEVNVCRQPEGRKSSSSKSSVGSSSIPYKEREGETERESKEKTPESRNVTTIVEAKQANKSKVPVQAHNRTSIPKMVTGRTVSSSVSSETSRPKVHPTNVQRKALVPQRANGRVASILVSKPSERIGSSHCRRVVSSGKENDVVRKGISQKSVVKDNQGCSTKFSSSKNENKRSCQSTKSSGFMVNLHNRKEVPDRANVKKKAFY, from the exons GATCAAATTGAGGCCCCTGTGTGGGTGGATCTTACCTTGGAATGTAAGTCCGCCTATAAAGACAT GGACGAGGAATGGTTCCACATAAGCCATCC GTTTCACCAGGCTTCTTCTCGAGAGTTGAAGTCAGCATTTTCTCACTCTGGAGAAAGTTCCATAAACCTGGAGCATGGCATTCAGGGATCATCTTCTCCTAAGCTCCCACCTTCAGTTTCAAGATCAAGAGGCAAAGATTTCCGAAGCAGACAGTGGAGTCAAGGAGATCAGACTCTTACTTTGGATAAGAAACATCATGTAAAGCACTTAAGTAAAGGGGGTTTAGAAGCTGATAAAGTAGTTGAGcataagacaaataaaaaaaaattaacaagctCTGCAGCTTTAGACTCAGATTCTGCTTGTCAAGCTCTGTATTCCAGGGATAAAAAGATTAGCTCGAATTCTTTGGCTGCCTATAGTGACAAAACCCGCTCAATAAGCAGCAGCATTACATCAGAGCATGGTGAAGAGTGTTACAAGCAAGAGTTATGTGTTAGCGATTCCTCAAGCACCATTACATCTGAAGCTTGTGGACAGAAGTCCTTTGAAGTGTCTGGTCCAATACTTGGTCAAACTACTGGGCTATTGTCATCTCTAAGAGTAAGTCTGAGGAAAAGTTGTGTTACAAGACAAGCATCAAGGATGGAGGTAAATGTTTGCAGGCAACCAGAAGGTCGGAAATCTTCCTCAAGTAAATCGAGTGTAGGATCTTCTTCAATTCCCTACAAAGAAAGGGAAGGCGAAACTGAGAGAGAAAGTAAAGAGAAAACTCCAGAAAGCAGAAATGTAACTACAATTGTAGAAGCGAAACAGGCTAATAAGTCCAAGGTTCCTGTTCAAGCTCATAACAGAACTTCTATCCCTAAAATGGTTACTGGAAGAACTGTTTCTTCGTCTGTTTCCAGTGAAACTAGTAGGCCAAAG GTTCATCCGACTAATGTACAAAGAAAAGCATTGGTTCCTCAAAGAGCCAATGGACGTGTGGCCTCAATTTTGGTCTCAAAGCCTAGTGAAAGAATTGGAAGTAGCCATTGTAGAAGGGTTGTGAGCAGTGGTAAGGAGAATGATGTTGTCAGAAAGGGTATAAGCCAGAAGTCAGTTGTCAAAGACAACCAGGGGTGTAGTACAAAATTCTCAAGTTCCAAAAATGAGAATAAAAGAAGCTGCCAGAGCACAAAGTCGAGTGGTTTTATG GTGAATCTACATAATAGAAAGGAAGTCCCGGATCGTGCAAATGTAAAGAAGAAGGCTTTCTACTGA